A window of Chiloscyllium plagiosum isolate BGI_BamShark_2017 chromosome 25, ASM401019v2, whole genome shotgun sequence genomic DNA:
atccaccctaacctgcacatccctgaacactgtgggacaatttagcacggccaatcccccctaacctacacatccgtgaacactatgggacaatttagcacggccaatccaccctaaccaacacatccctgaacactatggggcaatttagcacggccaatccaccctaaccaacacatccctgaacactatgggacaatttagcacggccaatccaccctaactttctcatagaatcatagagatgaacaggGCTGGGGTGAgtgcagaaccagagggcataggtttagggtgagaggggaatgagttaaaacagacctaaggggcaacgttttcacccagagggtggtacgtgtatggaatgagctgccagaggatgtggtgggggctggtacaattacaacatttaagaggcatttggatgggtatatggataggaagggtttggggggatatgggccgggggctggcaggtgggactagattgggttgggatatctgggtcggcatggacgggtcgggccgggatatgggccgggggctggcaggtgggactagattgggttgggatgtctggtcggcatggacgggtcggaccgaagcgtctgtttccgtctttggagtgtgggagggaaCCTGggaaaacccacccagacacggggagtgTATGCCAAccccacacggacagttgccctgaggcgagaatcgaacccgggtccccaggggccgtgaggcagtggtgctaaccgctgagccagcGAGATTTGTGAAGCGTCTGTTCTCAAGATTGCTGAGGGGGTGAGATTGTTGGATATTGAAGGATATGAGGACCGGCTGGGAAGAGGCGTTGAGGTCGGAGGTAAGCAGTAACCGTACAGAACAGCAGGACAAGTGCCACAGGGAGAGTAATGTCTGACTGCTCGGTCTTTCAGGGTCTCTGAAGCAAGGGTGTGGTGTTCGGAATGGTTTCAGTCTAACGTCTCCCTGCTTTCCTGTCACTCCCCCTGCAGAGGTGGTGCTGTGGAGCGGAATTAAGAAAGGGCCACCTCGCCGGCTGAAGTTTCCGGAAACCCGAgcaatgttggaaatcatgaggaaatCCGTGCAGTAACCTGAGGGAAAGGCACCCTTGGGGTGAGAGAACTGGCaaactgtgggagggtcagtgctgagggagggccgcactgtcggagggtcagtgctgagggaggccgcactgtcggagggtcagtgctgagggagtgccgcactgtcggagagtcagtgctgagctctccgctgtatctaaccccgtgctgtcgcTGTCCTGGGTGCGCTCAATGCTGACACTGGGTATAAATTAGTGAAAGGAGATGGTGGTCGTGTGGGACGAGACTGGGTAGAAAGAAGGTGTGTGGAGAATGTCAAGCGATGGTGACGTAGAGGAGGGTACAGAGGATAATAACTTCAGGGAAGGTAagggagaggaggagggagagcGGGAAAGGGGGTGAGTCGTGTGAGATGTGGAGTCTGATGTTATCCAGGGGAACCTGGTCAGATGGATCTCGCTTCATCAGGGTGGAAGGATGTTTCTCATTGGAGCACTGTCCTGTTGCATTCCCCAGGGATTATCGCCGAGCCCCTTCTTGTGTGTAATACTCATCAATGGTGTCTTTGCGGAATCCAGGGGGGGATAGGGCAGCAGGTCTGTGGGTGACGCAAAGACTCACCGACTGGCCAACGCTGAGGAGGAAGGTTCCAGAAACGTACCAACGGATTGGCCAGAGGGGCAGATCAGCGGCTGATGGGAACGTCACCCCCGATAAACGTGAGGGTGACGCGCTTTGGGAGAAGGAACAGGACAACGGAGTGCTCAAGGGATGGCAGAATGCTGGggagctcagaggaacagagggatcctgggatacttgtccacagatcccctGACGGGGACGGGATAATGGGGCGGTTCGGAAGGAATTGTGGGACACTTGCCTTGATCAGTCGCTGGCCTGTCCTGTCAGAGCAGGGAGGCCCTGCTGGAGCTGTCCAGGACTTTGGTGAGGGTCCCACCAGGAGCACCGTGTACCCTTCTGGTCCCCACACTCTCGGAATGATGGGATTATGCTGGGGGCTGGGGGTTTGGGgagcagaagaggttcaccaggacgtTGTCTGGGATGGGAGTGATTCAGTGACGGACAGAGACTGGATAAACTCAGTGGGGGGTGGGCGAAACCTGATCGAGGAgtataacattatgaggggcatggaccgGGTCaacaggaagcagctgttcccctctGCGGAAGGGTCTATAACACAGGGGAAATcactttaaagtgaaaggcaggaggttttgaGGACAATTTCTTCTTGCCAGTgggtggaacacattgcctgggaagatagagtcatagatatgtacagcacggaaacagacccttcggtccaacccatccatgctgacccagatatcccaacccaatctcgtcccacctgtcagcacccggcccatgtccctccaaacccttcctaatcNNNNNNNNNNNNNNNNNNNNNNNNNNNNNNNNNNNNNNNNNNNNNNNNNNNNNNNNNNNNNNNNNNNNNNNNNNNNNNNNNNNNNNNNNNNNNNNNNNNNNNNNNNNNNNNNNNNNNNNNNNNNNNNNNNNNNNNNNNNNNNNNNNNNNNNNNNNNNNNNNNNNNNNNNNNNNNNNNNNNNNNNNNNNNNNNNNNNNNNNNNNNNNNNNNNNNNNNNNNNNNNNNNNNNNNNNNNNNNNNNNNNNNNNNNNNNNNNNNNNNNNNNNNNNNNNNNNNNNNNNNNNNNNNNNNNNNtcactatcctatcgacctgcgaccccactttcaaggagctatgaacctgcactccaaggtctctttgttcagcaacactccctcggaccttaccattaagtgtataaaagtcctgctacgatttgctttcccaaaatgcagcacctcacatttatctgaattaaactccatctgccacttctcagcccattggcccatctggtccagatcctgttgtaatctgagggaaccctcttcgctgtccactacatctccaattttggtgtcatctgcaaacttactaactgcagaccccctaatagtcagagggaaattgagaaacaaacctgGAAGGAGATCTCATctattgtaagaataatagggtggttatggtaggggattttaactttccaaacatagtccccacactgtaggaaggatgggATTGTGCTGGAGTCGGGAGAGGTGGGGGAgcagaggagggtcaccaggatgttgtctgggatggtaGCGATTCAGTGACGGacagagactggataagctcagtGGGGAGGGGGCGAAACCTGATCGAGGAgtataacattatgaggggcatggaccgGGTCAACAGGAAGCAGCCGTTCCCCTCTGCGGAAGGGTCAACAACGCAGGGGAAACcgttttaaagtgaaaggcaggaggtttcgaGGGGATTTGAGGACAATTTCTTATTGCCAGTGGGTGGAACGCGCTGCCTGGGAggatagttgaggtgggaaacctcacaaccgtTGAAAAGCTTTCCGGACGAACACTTGAAGTGTCGCCACGTTCGCGGGATGTGGGCTGAGTGTGGGAAAGTCGGACTGGTGTCGGTCGTTGCATTTCTCGGTGGTACGGACCGGAAGGGTTCTCtttgggactgtgtgtgtgtgtgtgattctgaggtggggtgggggtgatggggagagagagagagagagagagagagagagagagagagagacagagagacagtgaaGGACACGAAGCAGCAAGGGGTCTGCGGGGAGGGGCGGTCAGGGGGTGGTGGGGAAGCAGGGAGAGATGGCTGACTGCGTTCCAACTCTCTccatgtctgtctctctctctctctctctaggaaTTGGAGCAATCACCATTCCTCTGCGATGGTGCAGTAGTAATGACGGAGGAGCGAGTAATGAACCTCGAAGGTTCCCTTGCTTCACCCGAGGCCTACACGTGGACGAGACTGCGCCGGAGAGTTGACGGAAGTGGTGGCCCTGACCCGAtctcacttcaactccccttccccacACTCTTCCCTCCCCACCAAAACCTTGCCTCAGGAGTGTCAGACACCCTCTGATCACAATATCAGCTGCCTGGGTGTATTATTTGATGAGGCCGCTGGCTCTCCCACTTATCTCCCCATCGCGGATCTTCTGTTCACTGCTTTCATAACTCGCTCCCACCTTTATTCCACAGTAAACCCGACACAGAAACATCATTTGGTGtgagatcagcaatgatttctCTCTGGGAGCGCTGGGTGCTGACACTGGGTATAAAGTGGGAGGGGGACACACTGTCAGGGGGATGTANNNNNNNNNNNNNNNNNNNNNNNNNNNNNNNNNNNNNNNNNNNNNNNNNNNNNNNNNNNNNNNNNNNNNNNNNNNNNNNNNNNNNNNNNNNNNNNNNNNNNNNNNNNNNNNNNNNNNNNNNNNNNNNNNNNNNNNNNNNNNNNNNNNNNNNNNNNNNNNNNNNNNNNNNNNNNNNNNNNNNNNNNNNNNNNNNNNNNNNNNNNNNNNNNNNNNNNNNNNNNNNNNNNNNNNNNNNNNNNNNNNNNNNNNNNNNNNNNNNNNNNNNNNNNNNNNNNNNNNNNNNNNNNNNNNNNNNNNNNNNNNNNNNNNNNNNNNNNNNNNNNNNNNNNNNNNNNNNNNNNNNNNNNNNNNNNNNNNNNNNNNNNNNNNNNNNNNNNNNNNNNNNNNNNNNNNNNNNNNNNNNNNNNNNNNNNNNNNNNNNNNNNNNNNNNNNNNNNNNNNNNNNNNNNNNNNNNNNNNNNNNNNNNNNNNNNNNNNNNNNNNNNNNNNNNNNNNNNNNNNNNNNNNNNNNNNNNNNNNNNNNNNNNNNNNNNNNNNNNNNNNNNNNNNNNNNNNNNNNNNNNNNNNNNNNNNNNNNNNNNNNNNNNNNNNNNNNNNNNNNNNNNNNNNNNNNNNNNNNNNNNNNNNNNNNNNNNNNNNNNNNNNNNNNNNNNNNNNNNNNNNNNNNNNNNNNNNNNNNNNNNNNNNNNNNNNNNNNNNNNNNNNNNNNNNNNNNNNNNNNNNNNNNNNNNNNNNNNNNNNNNNNNNNNNNNNNNNNNNNNNNNNNNNNNNNNNNNNNNNNNNNNNNNNNNNNNNNNNNNNNNNNNNNNNNNNNNNNNNNNNNNNNNNNNNNNNNNNNNNNNNNNNNNNNNNNNNNNNNNNNNNNNNNNNNNNNNNNNNNNNNNNNNNNNNNNNNNNNNNNNNNNNNNNNNNNNNNNNNNNNNNNNNNNNNNNNNNNNNNNNNNNNNNNNNNNNNNNNNNNNNNNNNNNNNNNNNNNNNNNNNNNNNNNNNNNNNNNNNNNNNNNNNNNNNNNNNNNNNNNNNNNNNNNNNNNNNNNNNNNNNNNNNNNNNNNNNNNNNNNNNNNNNNNNNNNNNNNNNNNNNNNNNNNNNNNNNNNNNNNNNNNNNNNNNNNNNNNNNNNNNNNNNNNNNNNNNNNNNNNNNNNNNNNNacacacacacacagagacagacacactcagacacatacagaaatagacacacacactgtcagacacacagacagagacagacacacacacacacacagacacatacagaaatagacacacacacactgtcagacacacagacagagacagacagacagacacacacacacacagagacagacacactcagacacatacagaaatagacacacacacactgtcagacacacagacagagacagacagacagacacacacacacacagagacagacacactcagacacatacagaaatagacacacacacactgtcagacacacagacagagacagacagacagacacacacacacacagagacagacacactcagacacatacagaaatagacacacacactgtcaGACACACATATCTGCAAAGCGAGACAGACATTTCAAGAGGAAATGGCTCTTTATTGTTGTGTACAACATCACCCGACAACATCAATCTCTGTATAGTCCcgaggaggggagggtggaggggaggCTTCAGGCCTTACTGTAACTAGGGGCAATGACTCAGCGTCTCTGCTATCACCAACGTCCAACTCCTCATCCTCTGACGAAGGGGAAGATACCATGGAATCTTCAACCATCCGATGCTGACCTGCAAACTGCCTCCAGGCACTTTCCCAATGGCCAGCTGAGGCACTGATACCACCCTGAGCCCTGGCACATAGCCGGGCGAAACCCCATTCACCGGTGGAGAGGCTGGCACCATCTAGATCAGTGATCTGCGGCAGTGCTAGGCCACACTGATCTGGTCGGTCGGGGACTCCCTGGACACCGGTCTCCCAAGGGAACATGGTGGCCCTGGTGGACCCCCTCTGTTCTGGCCCATAGGGGGCGTTACAAACTGGGGCACGTTCGCCCGGGCCTAGCATACCATCCGGTACCAATCCTCCCAACGTCTGGTGAACTACCATTCTCTGGTCAAATTCCCACTTTTGGTAAATGCGTACTTCTCTAGGCCTCTGGCCAACTCCCAGGTCTAGGCCTCCAGTGTCCAGGCCAACTCCCAGGCCTAGGCCTCCAGTGCCCTGGCCAACTCCCAGGCCTAGGCCTCCTGCGCCCTGGCCAACTCCCAGGCCTAGGCCTCCAGTGCCCTTGCCTACTCCCAGGCCTAGTCCTCCAGTGCCCTTGCCTACTCCCAGGCCTAGTCCTCCAGTGCCCTGGCCAACTCCCAGGCCTAGGCCTCCTGCGCCCTGGCCAACTCCCAGGCCTAGGCCTCCAGTGCCCTGGCCAACTCCCAGGCCTAGGCCTTCTGCGCCCTGGCCAACTCCCAGGCCTAGGCCTCCAGTGCCCTCGCCTACTCCCAGGCCTAGGCCTCCAGTGCCCTGGCCAACTCCCAGGCCTAGGCCTCCTGCACCCTGGCCAACTCCCAGGCCTAGGCCTCCAGTGCCCTCGCCTACTCCCAGGCCTAGGCCTCCAGTGCTCTCGCCTACTCCCAGGCCTAGGGCTCCAGTGCCCTGGTCATCTCCCAGGCCTAGGCCTCCAGTGACCTGGTCAACTCCCAGGCCTAGGCCTCTAGTGCCCTGGTCATCTCCCAGGCCTAGGCCTCCAGTGCCCTGGTCAACTCCCAGGTCGAGGCCTCCAAAGCCCTGGCTAACTCCCAGGTCGAGGCCTCCAGTGCCCTCGCCTATTCCCAGGCCTAGACCTCCAGTGCCCTCGCCTACTCCCAGGCCTAAGCCTCCAGTGCCCTCGCCTACTCCCAGGCCTAGGCCTCCAGTGCCCTGGTCATCTCCCAGGCCTAGGCCTTCAGTGCCTTGTTCACCCCCCAGTTCCTCCGGCCTATGGTCACCCTCCAGGCCCTCCAGCCTACGGTCACCCCCCAGGCCCTCAGGCCTATGGTCATTTTTCTCCAAGCCAGTCAGGGGATGTGTAAGATTGATTGATGCTTTCCTTCTCCCTGCCCTCCGGCtcgcccccacccccttccctcgCCCCCGattccctgtgtgaggctgcaGGCCTGTCTCCTGCCACTCCGGCACGGGAATGACCACCCACTCCCTGGAGTGGCTCAGTTTCTGCAGCTTGACCTTGGTGATGCCCTCCGGCCTCTCCGGGCTGGCGCCCTGACCGCTCGGCCTCTTCCCCAGTCGGGCGGCAATGCCCACCCCCTCCCGGTCCGCGCTGATGTCCCCAGCGAGACGGGGAGGCCCCTGCTCTGAGACGGGCCTGCAGCCCCACCCTGAGCTCTCCACTCTGCTGGGGGGTGGGCCGCTAACTGCTGGGCGTGTCTGCTGGGCTTCTTTCCCGGGCGGCGCTGGGTGCCCCTCCCCTGGGCTGAGGCTCCGGCCGGCCTGGTCAGAGACCCCAGTCGGTGCACAGCTGGGAACAGTCTCCCTGAATGACTGGAGGGCCCCCCCGAGGCCTGTGCTCGCTCTCGTCTCTGGCTCGCACCCCTCTCGGCCTGGCCGCGCTGCCGTGACTTCCGTCGGCTCCGGGCTGTCCGGTTCAGAGGGGTTGTACCTGCCGGGGTGGGCGAcgtggggcgggggggtggggagtTGGTCGGTGACCGGCACCGCTGGAGGGGCGGGGTCACCAGCGGGCTGCCccttcctccgcctccactgtcgCCGGGGGAAGGGAGACTCCCCGGCGACGGAGCCTTCCTCAGCCGACTGGGCGGTCACAGGGCGGACCACCCTCATCCTCCTCCAGCTGGTGACCAGCGTCGAGGCGGGCAACTCTGCTGGGGTGTACGCCCTCTTGCCCCTCAGCCTCGGTTGAGgggaagaggaagtggtggtgacggAGGTGGCCTTGGGTTTGGAATTGTTCTCGGACACACGGGCGTTCCCAACGGGCGCCTGTGCGGACACCACCGGGGCCTTGGGTTTGGAATTGTTCTCAGACACACGGGCGTTCCCAACGGGCGCCTGTGCGGACACCACCGGGGCCTTGGGTTTGGTATCAGTCTTGGATACATGGGCGTTCCCACCGGGCACCTGCACGGACACCAGCGGGGCCTTGGGTTTGGAATTATTCTCGGACACACGGTCATTCCCACCGGGCACCTGCACGGACACCACCGGGGCCTCGGGTTTGGTATCAGTCTCGGACACACGGGCGTTCCCGCTGGGCACCTGCGCGGACAGCACCGGGGCCTTGGGTTTGGTATCAGTCTTGGATACATGGGCGTTCCCACCGGGCACCTGCACGGACACCACCGGGGCCTCGGGTTTGGTATCAGTCTCGGACACACGGGCGTTCCCACCGGGCGCCTGCGCGGACACCACCGGGGCCTCGGGTTTGGCCTCAGTCTCGGAGCCGCGGGCATTCCCGCCCAGGGGGGCAGGGGGCGAGCTGTCTCCCTGGAGGGCGGGGGAGCCGGGGGATGTCCCGCTCCCCCCGGAGAGCCCGAGGATACCGAGCCCGCGTGCTGCCCGCAGGAATGCCTCAGCCGTCTCGTCTCGGGGCAGCTGGATCTGTGCCGTGTACATGAACCGCAGCAAGGCCCTCAGTGTGTCCGCCCTCAGCCCCGGCAGCTCCATGGACACCTTCTTGGGGTGGGCATCACTCTCGGAGAATCGCTGGAGGAAGAAGGGGCTGAAAGCAGCCAGCACGCAGCGGTGCACCGGGATTCCCTCGCCTGACAAAGAACAgagatgagagagaaaaataaataaggagaGGGGTGGATAAAATACACCAACCCACCAACACACAGCCTTGGACGTGGCACGGGAAGTGTGCATGCCCATAAACAACCACACTTCACCAAATCGGCTGTACCTCACCAAcaaagagcaggacttatacacttaatggtagggtcctggggagtgttgctaaacagagaccttggactgcaggttcatagctccttgaaagtggggtcgcaggtcgataggatagtgaaggcagcgtttggtatgctttcctttattggtcagagtattgagtacaggggttgggaggtcatgttatagacaaagtcttttccctggggtgggggagtccagaactagaggggcttaggtttagggtgagaggggaaagatataaaagggacctaaggggcaactttttcacccagagggtggtacgtgtgtggaatgagctgccagaggatgtggtgggggctggtacaattacaacatttaagaggcatctggatgggtatatggataggaagggtttggggggacatgggccgggtgctggcaggtgggactagattgggttgggatatctgggtcagcacggacgggtcgggccgaagggtctgtttccgtctgtTTCTCAGACTCTGTAAAGGGAAGAAGCACACTCCAGGGGGCAACTGCTGCAGTTCTTTCACCTGTCAATGAGGAGCAGGCCGTTTGACCCATCCAATCTCCTCCCCCCTTCATGGCTGATCCCAGTGTGACTGCCAATCGACgtcacccccccctcccaccccatcccttgCTTAACTGCGTCTGCCCTGAATACAACCTCTTCCGAGGGATTGTGCTCAGGAAGGGAGGGTCAACATTTTCAAAGGAAATAAGGTTTTGGACGGGCAGGTCCTGATTTGTAACCAGTTCTCCCCtctgttctggattctcccatcaCAGGGCCCAACCTCTCCGAATCCACCCAGAATCTTACTGGTTT
This region includes:
- the LOC122562754 gene encoding collagen alpha-1(III) chain-like isoform X1, with the protein product MRRGEGIPVHRCVLAAFSPFFLQRFSESDAHPKKVSMELPGLRADTLRALLRFMYTAQIQLPRDETAEAFLRAARGLGILGLSGGSGTSPGSPALQGDSSPPAPLGGNARGSETEAKPEAPVVSAQAPGGNARVSETDTKPEAPVVSVQVPGGNAHVSKTDTKPKAPVLSAQVPSGNARVSETDTKPEAPVVSVQVPGGNDRVSENNSKPKAPLVSVQVPGGNAHVSKTDTKPKAPVVSAQAPVGNARVSENNSKPKAPVVSAQAPVGNARVSENNSKPKATSVTTTSSSPQPRLRGKRAYTPAELPASTLVTSWRRMRVVRPVTAQSAEEGSVAGESPFPRRQWRRRKGQPAGDPAPPAVPVTDQLPTPPPHVAHPGRYNPSEPDSPEPTEVTAARPGREGCEPETRASTGLGGALQSFRETVPSCAPTGVSDQAGRSLSPGEGHPAPPGKEAQQTRPAVSGPPPSRVESSGWGCRPVSEQGPPRLAGDISADREGVGIAARLGKRPSGQGASPERPEGITKVKLQKLSHSREWVVIPVPEWQETGLQPHTGNRGRGKGVGASRRAGRRKASINLTHPLTGLEKNDHRPEGLGGDRRLEGLEGDHRPEELGGEQGTEGLGLGDDQGTGGLGLGVGEGTGGLGLGVGEGTGGLGLGIGEGTGGLDLGVSQGFGGLDLGVDQGTGGLGLGDDQGTRGLGLGVDQVTGGLGLGDDQGTGALGLGVGESTGGLGLGVGEGTGGLGLGVGQGAGGLGLGVGQGTGGLGLGVGEGTGGLGLGVGQGAEGLGLGVGQGTGGLGLGVGQGAGGLGLGVGQGTGGLGLGVGKGTGGLGLGVGKGTGGLGLGVGQGAGGLGLGVGQGTGGLGLGVGLDTGGLDLGVGQRPREVRIYQKWEFDQRMVVHQTLGGLVPDGMLGPGERAPVCNAPYGPEQRGSTRATMFPWETGVQGVPDRPDQCGLALPQITDLDGASLSTGEWGFARLCARAQGGISASAGHWESAWRQFAGQHRMVEDSMVSSPSSEDEELDVGDSRDAESLPLVTVRPEASPPPSPPRDYTEIDVVG
- the LOC122562754 gene encoding spidroin-2-like isoform X3, whose product is MRRGEGIPVHRCVLAAFSPFFLQRFSESDAHPKKVSMELPGLRADTLRALLRFMYTAQIQLPRDETAEAFLRAARGLGILGLSGGSGTSPGSPALQGDSSPPAPLGGNARGSETEAKPEAPVVSAQAPGGNARVSETDTKPEAPVVSVQVPGGNAHVSKTDTKPKAPVVSAQAPVGNARVSENNSKPKATSVTTTSSSPQPRLRGKRAYTPAELPASTLVTSWRRMRVVRPVTAQSAEEGSVAGESPFPRRQWRRRKGQPAGDPAPPAVPVTDQLPTPPPHVAHPGRYNPSEPDSPEPTEVTAARPGREGCEPETRASTGLGGALQSFRETVPSCAPTGVSDQAGRSLSPGEGHPAPPGKEAQQTRPAVSGPPPSRVESSGWGCRPVSEQGPPRLAGDISADREGVGIAARLGKRPSGQGASPERPEGITKVKLQKLSHSREWVVIPVPEWQETGLQPHTGNRGRGKGVGASRRAGRRKASINLTHPLTGLEKNDHRPEGLGGDRRLEGLEGDHRPEELGGEQGTEGLGLGDDQGTGGLGLGVGEGTGGLGLGVGEGTGGLGLGIGEGTGGLDLGVSQGFGGLDLGVDQGTGGLGLGDDQGTRGLGLGVDQVTGGLGLGDDQGTGALGLGVGESTGGLGLGVGEGTGGLGLGVGQGAGGLGLGVGQGTGGLGLGVGEGTGGLGLGVGQGAEGLGLGVGQGTGGLGLGVGQGAGGLGLGVGQGTGGLGLGVGKGTGGLGLGVGKGTGGLGLGVGQGAGGLGLGVGQGTGGLGLGVGLDTGGLDLGVGQRPREVRIYQKWEFDQRMVVHQTLGGLVPDGMLGPGERAPVCNAPYGPEQRGSTRATMFPWETGVQGVPDRPDQCGLALPQITDLDGASLSTGEWGFARLCARAQGGISASAGHWESAWRQFAGQHRMVEDSMVSSPSSEDEELDVGDSRDAESLPLVTVRPEASPPPSPPRDYTEIDVVG
- the LOC122562754 gene encoding spidroin-2-like isoform X2, with the translated sequence MELPGLRADTLRALLRFMYTAQIQLPRDETAEAFLRAARGLGILGLSGGSGTSPGSPALQGDSSPPAPLGGNARGSETEAKPEAPVVSAQAPGGNARVSETDTKPEAPVVSVQVPGGNAHVSKTDTKPKAPVLSAQVPSGNARVSETDTKPEAPVVSVQVPGGNDRVSENNSKPKAPLVSVQVPGGNAHVSKTDTKPKAPVVSAQAPVGNARVSENNSKPKAPVVSAQAPVGNARVSENNSKPKATSVTTTSSSPQPRLRGKRAYTPAELPASTLVTSWRRMRVVRPVTAQSAEEGSVAGESPFPRRQWRRRKGQPAGDPAPPAVPVTDQLPTPPPHVAHPGRYNPSEPDSPEPTEVTAARPGREGCEPETRASTGLGGALQSFRETVPSCAPTGVSDQAGRSLSPGEGHPAPPGKEAQQTRPAVSGPPPSRVESSGWGCRPVSEQGPPRLAGDISADREGVGIAARLGKRPSGQGASPERPEGITKVKLQKLSHSREWVVIPVPEWQETGLQPHTGNRGRGKGVGASRRAGRRKASINLTHPLTGLEKNDHRPEGLGGDRRLEGLEGDHRPEELGGEQGTEGLGLGDDQGTGGLGLGVGEGTGGLGLGVGEGTGGLGLGIGEGTGGLDLGVSQGFGGLDLGVDQGTGGLGLGDDQGTRGLGLGVDQVTGGLGLGDDQGTGALGLGVGESTGGLGLGVGEGTGGLGLGVGQGAGGLGLGVGQGTGGLGLGVGEGTGGLGLGVGQGAEGLGLGVGQGTGGLGLGVGQGAGGLGLGVGQGTGGLGLGVGKGTGGLGLGVGKGTGGLGLGVGQGAGGLGLGVGQGTGGLGLGVGLDTGGLDLGVGQRPREVRIYQKWEFDQRMVVHQTLGGLVPDGMLGPGERAPVCNAPYGPEQRGSTRATMFPWETGVQGVPDRPDQCGLALPQITDLDGASLSTGEWGFARLCARAQGGISASAGHWESAWRQFAGQHRMVEDSMVSSPSSEDEELDVGDSRDAESLPLVTVRPEASPPPSPPRDYTEIDVVG